In a single window of the Metopolophium dirhodum isolate CAU chromosome 2, ASM1992520v1, whole genome shotgun sequence genome:
- the LOC132939937 gene encoding transmembrane protein 242, whose protein sequence is MVDISKEENEKTKLPNVAKTSSDTIASAAFLTCIAAGAGIFAFASTLASARKTDPTMFSKGQAPSLPTTESGVQLAIRALKWGTFYAVGGCGLFFYGVWKMSGANDMHEFRLKIGSILPRLTPTVHNSRTEFEGLTDLMTYLATDYSGQTSKTEITNDLNNESKNEIPKN, encoded by the exons ATGGTTGATATAAGTAAAGAAGAAAATGAGAAAACTAAATTACCGAATGTCGCAAAAACATCAAGTGATaccatag CATCAGCTGCGTTTTTAACATGTATTGCGGCTGGTGCGGGTATATTCGCATTTGCGTCAACTCTGGCATCAGCTAGAAAAACAGATCCCACCATGTTTTCCAAAGGACAAGCTCCTTCGTTACCCACTACTGAATCCGGTGTACAGTTGGCCATTAGAGCACTAAAATGGGGAACATTTTACGCTGTTGGCGGCTGTGGACTGTTTTTTTATGGTGTTTGGAAAATGAGCGGTGCTAACGAT atGCACgaatttagattaaaaatagGATCAATTCTTCCAAGGCTTACTCCAACTGTTCACAATTCACGTACAGAATTTGAAGGATTGACAGATTTAATGACGTATTTGGCTACAGACTATTCAGGACAAACTTCAAAAACTGAAATCACTAATGACTTAAATAATGAGTCAAAAAATGAAATACCCAAAAATTGA